One window of the Luteolibacter sp. Y139 genome contains the following:
- a CDS encoding MBOAT family O-acyltransferase has protein sequence MIFNSYTFLFVFLPLTLLVFSLLRRFVPRAAFAWLVLASIAFYGVWNPDPAHGWSPKYILLILGSCGGNYLIGRFLTTHRDTHQGKVALVAGLTANLGLLGYYKYAGFFAGITAKLIGWPATPPSIILPLAISFFTFLQIAYLVDAWRGQTKEYKFTDYLLFVTFFPHLIAGPLVHHKEMMPQFKRKPGRTRFWVNFAVGLAILIIGLFKKVVIADNLSPIANNIFDLAASGERPVTTAEAWVGAISYGLQLYFDFSGYSDMALGAARLFGIRFPLNFHSPYKADSVVDFWRRWHMTLSRFLRDYLYIPLGGNRKGPARRYINLFLTMLLGGLWHGAGWTFVIWGALHGIYLCLNHAWFGFRKKMGWKPMPRPIAILLTFVAVLVSWVPFRAGAYELVKNGGEKAMAATGQMYRAMLGMNGIHGWPDSSAYVVKDAHAVRACMILLIVWLLPNTQQFLRRYNPALDPSRVMDGRPGTRRWWEFRPNAVWAFGLVLLLAGVLYQFDKLSEFIYFQF, from the coding sequence GTGATTTTCAATTCCTACACCTTCCTCTTCGTCTTCCTGCCGCTGACCCTCCTGGTCTTCTCGCTGCTGCGGCGCTTCGTCCCGCGCGCCGCGTTCGCCTGGCTGGTGCTCGCCTCGATCGCCTTCTACGGCGTCTGGAATCCCGACCCGGCCCATGGCTGGTCGCCGAAATACATCCTCCTCATCCTCGGCTCCTGCGGGGGGAACTACCTCATCGGCCGCTTCCTCACCACCCACCGGGACACCCACCAGGGAAAGGTTGCCCTGGTCGCCGGTCTCACCGCCAATCTCGGCCTGCTCGGCTACTACAAGTACGCCGGCTTCTTCGCCGGCATCACCGCCAAGCTGATCGGCTGGCCGGCCACTCCGCCGTCGATCATCCTTCCGCTCGCCATCTCCTTCTTCACCTTCCTCCAGATCGCCTACCTCGTCGATGCCTGGCGCGGGCAAACCAAGGAGTACAAGTTCACCGACTACCTGCTCTTCGTCACCTTCTTCCCCCACCTGATCGCCGGCCCGCTGGTGCATCACAAGGAGATGATGCCCCAGTTCAAGCGGAAGCCCGGCCGCACCCGCTTCTGGGTGAATTTCGCCGTCGGCCTCGCTATCCTCATCATCGGCCTCTTCAAGAAAGTCGTCATCGCCGACAATCTCTCGCCGATCGCCAATAACATCTTCGACCTCGCCGCCAGCGGCGAGCGCCCGGTCACCACCGCCGAAGCATGGGTAGGCGCCATCTCCTACGGCCTCCAACTCTACTTCGACTTCTCCGGCTACTCGGATATGGCGCTTGGTGCCGCCCGCCTCTTCGGCATCCGCTTCCCGCTGAATTTCCACTCACCCTACAAGGCCGACTCCGTCGTCGACTTCTGGCGCCGCTGGCACATGACGCTGTCCCGCTTCCTGCGCGACTACCTCTACATCCCGCTCGGCGGCAATCGCAAGGGCCCCGCCCGCCGCTACATCAATCTCTTCCTCACCATGCTCCTCGGCGGCCTCTGGCACGGCGCCGGCTGGACCTTCGTCATCTGGGGCGCACTGCACGGCATCTACCTCTGCCTCAATCACGCCTGGTTCGGCTTCCGCAAGAAGATGGGCTGGAAGCCAATGCCGCGCCCCATCGCCATCCTGCTCACCTTCGTCGCGGTGCTCGTTTCCTGGGTCCCCTTCCGCGCCGGTGCCTATGAGCTCGTGAAAAACGGCGGCGAGAAAGCCATGGCAGCCACCGGCCAGATGTACCGCGCCATGCTCGGCATGAATGGCATCCACGGCTGGCCGGACAGCAGCGCCTACGTCGTGAAGGATGCCCACGCCGTCCGCGCGTGCATGATCCTGCTCATCGTCTGGCTCCTGCCAAATACCCAGCAATTCCTCCGCCGCTACAATCCCGCCCTCGATCCCTCGCGGGTCATGGACGGCCGTCCCGGCACCCGCCGCTGGTGGGAGTTCCGCCCGAATGCCGTCTGGGCGTTCGGCCTCGTCCTCCTCCTCGCCGGCGTCCTCTACCAGTTCGACAAGCTCAGCGAGTTCATCTACTTCCAATTCTAA